Within the Ficedula albicollis isolate OC2 chromosome 26, FicAlb1.5, whole genome shotgun sequence genome, the region CggcagaggagctgcccagcagcagggcatAGGATGGGACGTGGCAATGAGTGTCCACTGGGGATTCCCTCGGTTCGTGgccctcctctctgcctgctcctcccacCCTCCATCCCCTAtgacagcccagggctggctggccCAGCAGGACCAGTGGCCCCCGtgccctggggggctgcagaggtggcGGTGCCGTTCCGTGGTGCCTCCCCTTCGGAGGCTGCTGGAGGCACGAGGTGTCTGAcgcagggctgggctccagccagggctgggctgtttCCAGACACCCTCGGTCAGCTCCCACCTTGCTCCTGCCTCACTGAGACCTGTGACACCGTGTCActgtcctcagctgctctgaaatccCCATTCCATCTGCTTCCCTGCAGGCTCATGTaacctcccctctcctccctgcagggcaggaaaggtTTTTATTTCCACTACTGGGCGTTGTTCGATGGCCACGCGGGCAGCGGTGCTGCCGTCATGGCATCCGAGCGGCTCCACCTGCACATCTGCGAGCAGCTGCGGGAGCTGGTGGGGATCCTGCAGGACCCCTCCCCGCCGCCCGTCTGCCTCCCGCACGGCGCCGAGCCCGGCTCTGCggatcccagcacagaggagcacGGCGAGCTCCCGAACGACGCCCTGCCCCGCTTCCACCTGGAGAAAGCAGTGTCCCACGAGAGCCTGGTGATCGGAGCCATCGAGAACGCCTTCAAGCACATGGTGAGGATGCTCTGCCTGGGGGATCGCCTGGGCCATCCCTGGAGGCACCTCTTTGCTCTCTGTGTCTGCACCAGCTTGACCCCTGCGgcaaaaggcagctctgcagcaaggaGGGCTCCGAGTGTGATGATCTCAGACAGGGCTCTGTGATGCTCTGCATTTTGAGCTTTCAGACTGCAGAGCCTTTGGGCTCCAGGCCTGTGTGGGTGCAGAAAGCTTCGTTACACTTTGTTCCAGGagatccctgctccctgcaggacctgctcctctcctccttgcCCTTTCCTGCTTGTCCCACTGCCCCAGTGAAGCCACATCCCTGGCTGCCCCACAAGAGCCCTGGCCCCCCAGGCCCTCCAGCCACTCCAGGGCTGTGTGAGGAAaggtgccctggctgctccctgctgcccacctggagctgaggtgctgctgagcagccaggtGCTGTTTGGGGCTGTCCTCCTaccctgcagcctctctgtCTCCCCAGGACGACCAGATTGAGCAGGAGCGGGCGACCCAGCACCTGGCCGGCgggtgctgtgccctggctgccaTCTACCTCATGGGCAAGTTCTACGTGGCCAacgctggggacagcaggtaCAGCCCCCCAGGGCAGCCTCGCCTTTTGCTCAgtgcctggggacaccccagcaGGGTGGGGTGGTGCCAGAGGatggctggggtgggacagccaGGGTGAAGGTGGCAGAACTGGGCAGAGTCGTCCCCTCCCTGTTCCATGCCCCGGGGACAATGTTCCCTGCTGTGATCTCTGTGTTTATCAGGTGCACAGATGGGGCTGTAGAATTGCTTCCCAAAATCTGGGATGTGCTCCCTTCCTTCCTAACAGCATCCTCTCTGCTACCCAGATGTCTTTGGATCACACCCTggcccctgctgctggcactggcctGGGCTGCAGGTTGGAGAGCGAAAATTGCACTTAGCAGAGCTTTCAAAAATGTGCAAGAAGTCATTTTAGAGTATGCTTCATACCAGTGACCTGTTTCAGGAGAAGGACACAAATATATGTGCAGACAAGCTTGGAGCTTGGAGCCCAAGAATTTTAATTGCCAAGTGTGTTTCCAGGGCTGGGCTAAGGTAACTTAAGGTGTGTGCCCACGCCCCCAGGCAATGGCAGAAGGGCAGGTCCACCTTACACTAAAGGTGACGCTGCAGGGGAAGCTGCTTTGAACTGCCCTGTATTTATCATTGGGtcaaagaatggtttgggtaggaaaggatcttaaagctcatcttgttcccCCCCTGCCATTTGCAGACAcattccactagaccagattgttccaagccctgtccgacctggccttggacatttccaagaatggggcagctgcagctgctctgggtatTTGCTGCAGGCTACCTTGTCCTCAGCAATGTCAGACCAGCAAATACAGGCTCTGGCCAATTTTCTGAGGCTGGATGTGCTCCCAGCTTTGGGACAGAGAAGGAGGAGATCCCTCATACCTCTGCTTTTGGGTGCAGGTGCCCCcatggcagcagtggctgtgcagggtgTCAGCATGCAGGGAGGGTCCTGGGGCTGTGACTGTGCCTTGGGTAACAATCTGTGCTGCCTTCTCAGGCATGAGACACTGCCAGAACTGAACTCAGCCTGGCCTTGCAGCATTGGAGGAGACTCACAGCCACCAGTGTTGGAGATCCTTGGGCATCCCATGGCATCCAGGAACATCTCATCATCAGACCTTTATGTTTTTTGAGACATTAAACTCtaagagcagccccagcagcaagTGACAGTGCTGGTGTGGGATGGGCACATGCATCTATATCCTGCTGCAGGCAatttctgccctgctgtgtgcagctcccCTCTAAAGGAGGATGTCCCacctttgtgctgctccttttcTAACCACACCCTGTCCTTTGGTTTGGTCTGCTCCATTCCCTCTGCCCCCATCCTCTcccatttccccttccttcctgcccctctcctgcccaggAGGGAGGcatgccctgccctgctctgccctgcccaggggcaGTGAATCCAGGAGGCAGCCCCCACCTCAGGCTGGGAAAAGGggggcagcagaggggaaaggGCTTGCACCACTGCTGGGAATCAGCCCTGGAGATccaggctcagctcctctgccaaGTCTCCTCGTCTCTAATCTCATCCTTCCATGTTTCATTGCAGGGCCATTATCATCCGTAATGGGGAAATCATTCCAATGTCCAGGGAGTTTACTCCAGAGACAgagaggcagaggctgcagttTTTAGTAAGAAAGACCTTTCTTCTAACCTGCTGAAACACCTCCTGGCCTCTtctcagtgccctgtgctgcctgctggggctgtgggccCGAGGGCAGCCCCGTGGCTGGGACCTGCTGTTGGCACTTGCCCATCCCAGACTGCCTGGGATGGGAAGAGGCACTGAGATGCAGAGAGCTGGCATGGGGGCATCTTGTGTCTGGCAGAGGCCTGGTTTGCTGTGGGCTCAGTGTGAGGGTCTGTGACAGTGAGCCTGGCACAGACAGGACATggagagcccaggctgctggcatGGGGCTGGACTGACACGTTTGCATGGAGCCAGAGTGGTCCATCTTGTCCTGCTGTTCAGGGAAGAGGGAGCAtcccctgcctgggctgctgtgacCTGGAGAAGTGTGGGTCTTCATCCACCGTGCTCCCTTTCACTGCCAGAGTCACTGCAGTGCCCCTGCTGAGTCCTGGtttcctccctggctgctccctggagaGTCAGAGCTGATGTGTGCCAACGGATTTCTGTCTTTCACCCTGAAAACTCCCTCTCCTGAATGAGCCCCCTGGTGCCACCCAGGGAGACTCTTGGAGGTTATAAAGACCTCTCCAagggcagcacaggagaggaggagctTGTTTTGGAGAAGGTCTTGTTGGATGAAATTTCCTGGCTTCAATGTACTTGGAAAAACACTGAGGCGTTTTTCCTTGAATCTATTTTTGAAAGCCCGAGAGGAGGAAATGCTGTGATCAGAATCCTCTTCAGCTGGCTGCAAggggcagggctcaggctgggacaggcacaCGCTGCTCTGCCacggtgctggggctgtgctcagggctcccccagacagggctgggggtcTCCATGCCTCTGCACCGACCCCATCCTCCCAAAGgatctccttttctcctcctgcttttctttccccttcagCACTCTCCAgcgctccctgctcccagtccccCACCCTGTGCTCCATGGGGcgggggctgccctgggcagggctctgtgctgctgctcatcccttGGCATGCTCACAGCTGGACCCTGCTCCAGAAAAACCCATCACTCTTTCCCTTGGGTGAGTGCTGTGAGTGCGCTGAGCCTGGGATCCTGGTTTGCAGCTACGACTCCTGGATAAACCCCAGCTTCTCCTGGAATTTGCTGGGGTTTGATTGTTTAACACGTTTTGGAGATCTTTACTTCCCAAAACCCTCTTTGCAAAAGCTTCACCTTCTTGCTGAGTGCTGGCATGGCTGTCCTCAGCTCCAGTTTCCCCTCTGGCTCGGCACAGGGGACCTGGTTTGAAGCTGCTTTACCAGCACCTGTTCCAgtggctccagagcagccagTGCTCTCCCACCATGGAATGCTGTAGCCAAAGCCCCGGTGGATGGTGGATCCTggtctgggcagggctggatccccAGATCTCGCTCTCCCAGCCCCGTCCTGAGCTGACACTCCttcctgcaggcactgctgaggcccgagctgctggggaaggagttCACGCCCCTGGAGTTCCCCCGCAGGATCCAGCCCAAGGAGCTGGGCAAGAAGATGCTCTACAGGGACCAGAGCATGAATGGCTGGTAAACCCCAATCCCCCGGGGCACTGgggtcctgctgtgctggctgctcatCTCTGGCACCCCATCCCACGGGGCAGGGGCTCTGGGACACTGTACCAGGCCCCAGGTGGTCAGCAGAGGCTCTGGAAGCCTTCGCCTGCTGACACCTTGTCTCTGGCTTATTTTAACCAGGGCGTACAAAAAGATAGAAGAGGATGACCTGAAGTTTCCACTTATCTTTGGAGAAGGCAAAAAGGTAAAGTACTGTGATAGAAGTTTGGCAGGGGCtgtttcctgcctgctctcacTGTTTTGGGGGATTTCATTTTTGGTAGTGTTGTCATCACCAGTTCTcatctgggatggagctggagatAAAGCTGCTAAAAGTTCTCTTTTGATTCCACCATTCTCCAGGCTCGGATGATGGCCACAATTGGGGTCACGAGAGGCCTGGGAGACCATGACCTCAAAGTGTTCAGCTCCAACATCCGTATCAAGCCTTTCCTGTCCTGTTTCCCAGAGGTGAGCCTGGCTTCCAGCTGCTTCACCCCAGAGGCTCCTGAGTGGCCAGAGCCACTCGGCAGGACCAGAGCCACGATGTGCCCAGTGCACAGGAGCCTCCTCTGCCCCTCACCTGGCCCCTTGCCCTGTTCCCTGCCAGGTCAGGGTTTATGACCTCACGCAGTATGAGCACTGCCCTGACGACGTCCTGGTGCTGGGCACCGATGGGCTCTGGGATGTCACCAATGACAaggaggtggctgctgtggTGATGGAGGTGCTGACGAGCTACGAGCCAAACGACCCCTGCAGGTGAGCTGAACCTCAggtgggcagggggctgggctCCCCTTGGCCTGGCTCCTCAGAGCAGTGATGTGGTCACTCATCCTGGGCTCCATGGTGTGCATTGCTCCCCTGGATGTGCATGTCTGAGCCTGGACCTCTCCAAGGGACCTTTCCTGCACTCCTGCTCTAGCTCCcccctcctctccaggctgctgcagcaggggctctggggtcactgctggtccctgctgtgcccccaggTACACCATGGTGgcccaggagctggtgctgcgATCACGGGGGGTACTGAAGGAGCGGGGCTGGCGGCTGCCCAACGACAAGCTGGGCTCTGGTGATGACATCTCTGTTTTTGTGATCCCCCTGGGCGGCCCTGGCAACTACACGTGATGCTGAAtgagcctggggcagtggggctggcctggcctgctggggacactgggacactggcGCTGCCTCGGGGCCACCCCTCCTCCAGGCACTTGTTTTCTGAGCCAACTGCAAGAAGAGTAATAAACCTGGAGCCTCAGTCTGTCCAGAGCATCCCCCTCCACCTGCTCTCATCCCAGGCCAGGTGGAGATGGAGAGGCCTTGGACAGAGTGAACACTGGGCTTGAGGGGTGTTTTTATGCTGCTACTTTCTCCATACCGTGAGAAGCCTGAAGGCTCCCTGGCTCCTCAGCACATCCTTTGCCTCTTGCCACGGCTGTGCTGACTGCAGCCCTGTGTGgcaccctggggctgctggggcgCTCATAGCTGCTGCagtcacccccagctcctgccctgtgaTGCTTTGGCCACTGAcgctgaagctgctgctggagctgggctcacACGGGATGTGACTGGGAGTGAAGTCCCACGGGCAGCTGGGCAATGCTCAGCTTGGCACAAGTCCTGTTGTGGCCCCACAATGGCCATCCCAGCCTCGTGCTCCCAGTTTTCAGCCCCTCACACCTTCACTCTGTCATGGACCTTGTCTCAGTCTCCAGTGTGGAGCAGTGATCCAGCTCTGCCGTGCACCCTGAGGAGGGATAAACCACTGCActggccctggctgtgccacaggtTCTACCCCCTTCCTTTCATGCTTTGGATCACTACAGTGCTTCTGGAGCCAATTATTTATTAActgagagctgagctggaaaatGTCTAAATCCTTTCTTGGTGTGGAGTCTATGAATGTATGTCTGTTATTTTGGAGTGGTTCTGAGTTTGCAGCCTCACGCAGAGCAGCCCTATTCAGGTGAGCTTAACAGCTTAGCTGCACTGGATCTGCTtagcacagggctgggaacccacagcaaaagcagcttgGTGTGACCAGGGCAGGGAAAGACAGGGCCCATGTTCTCCTCAGTgatctcagagctgctgcagaggggacCTGGAGCAGTTGATCTCTGCACAGGATTTTTGCATCACACACATCTCTGACCTGGAGCATCCATGACCTCTGAGTGTTGCATCCTAAACTGTGAGGGATTGTCCCATCctgggggtggggatggggagagctGGGCCATGGTCCCTCGTTTGGGAAAGGCTCTGTGGCACCAGTAGtttgtgtcctgtcactgggtGCAGCCAGCTCTTGTCAAGTGTCACCTCTGGTGAAGGTTGTTTGCCTCCTGTAACCAGTGAGATGTAAATAAACTGGGTACACATAATGGAAAGTGAAAGTTATGCAGGAGATTTGAACCTGTTGGCATCCATGCtgaagggagcagggagtggtgctggggctgggagcttgTCCTTGTGTAGCACTGTGCgtttaaataaagattttgtCACTGTAGTCCGACTTCAGTCTTCCTTTGCAGAGCTCCTGCAAAGAGGACTTACCGAAAAGCCAATTAGTTCTGATTAATTTATGTAGGCAGGCAAGCAGGCCTGAGCAGAGCCATGTGAGCTGCTGTCCATCTGCCCTTGGCTCTTGAGAGCCCATGGAGTGTCCATCCATGGGCACTGGGAGCCGCTGGTGTGCTGCCAGCCTCGGCCAGGGGGTCTTGGACCCCTGGCTCTGGTCAGCAACGGCCTCTGGTGGGCACAGGAACATTACTCACAGAATGGAGGGAGAAAATGGTTTTGCTGTCTGTGGGGGAGGGAGTGGGGCAGGCTGTGGCTCCGAGGAATGTGCGATCCAGGCacccaagcagcagctccctctgccccgAGGGtgggctgcctgctgcagcatgCCCGCTGTCCCACGTCCCTCTGGGGGCCACCTGGCACCCCCTGATGCTCTCCTCACCCTTGTTTGCGCAGCCCTGTTGCCCCAGCACATTCCTTTTCGTGCTAGTGGCTGAGAACCggctctgcttttccaggtCACTGCCCGGCTGTTGGGTAAGTCAAGGAGGCAGCGGCTGCTGCATTTAAAGCTTCCTCTGTGGTTCCCTTTTTTACTaaggaaacatttcctttgGAACAAACTCCTGGCCTGGGGCTtgataaattaagaaaaattgtCTGCAAGCCCTTAAAATAGCAGCGGTTTATGAGGCTGGGTCTGGGCcaggctcctggggctgccttTCCCTTGCggagggacaggagctctgcctgcagctaGATGTGCTGGGGGAGCCCAGCCCGGTGCCCGTGGTGGGCTCGGCAGCCGGAGCCCCCCGTGTCCCTGGGGTCACCTCAGCGCGGGGCacagcacggcacagcccctggccaggggaccctggggacacggcGGGTCCCTGAGCCCCCTGAGCCCGGCACGGTGGGAGGGGGCTCTGCTCTGACCCAGCACAGGGGTTTGGGGCACCGCAACCCCTCCCGACAGCCGGGGCCGCCCCCTCcccacctggcacagggaacCTGAGCCGGCAGAACGCCCTGGGGGCGACCGGGGGCTCCGGGAAACACGGGGACGGTCCCGCGGGTCCCGGAGCCGGGCGGGGGGCAGCGCTGGAAGGGCTCGGCACGGCTCGGCTCGGCACGGCtcggcacccccccccccccccccccccccccccccccccccccccccccccccccccccccccccccccccccccccccccccccccccccccccccccccccccccccccccccccccccccccccccccccccccccccccccccccccccccccccccccccccccccccccccccccccccccccccccccccccccccccccccccccccccccccccccccccccccccccccccccccccccccccccccccccccccccccccccccccccccccccccccccccccccccccccccccccccccccccccccccccccccccccccccccccccccccccccccccccccccccccccccccccccccccccccccccccccccccccccccccccccccccccccccccccccccccccccccccccccccccccccccccccccccccccccccccccccccccccccccccccccccccccccccccccccccccccccccccccccccccccccccccccccccccccccccccccccccccccccccccccccccccccccccccccccccccccccccccccccccccccccccccccccccccccccccccccccccccccccccccccccccccccccccccccccccccccccccccccccccccccccccccccccccccccccccccccccccccccccccccccccccccccccccccccccccccccccccccccccccccccccccccccccccccccccccccccccccccccccccccccccccccccccccccccccccccccccccccccccccccccccccccccccccccccccccccccccccccccccccccccccccccccccccccccccccccccccccccccccccccccccccccccccccccccccccccccccccccccccccccccccccccccccccccccccccccccccccccccccccccccccccccccccccccccccccccccccccccccccccccccccccccccccccccccccccccccccccccccccccccccccccccccccccccccccccccccccccccccccccccccccccccccccccccccccccccccccccccccccccccccccccccccccccccccccccccccccccccccccccccccccccccccccccccccccccccccccccccccccccccccccccccccccccccccccccccccccccccccccccccccccccccccccccccccccccccccccccccccccccccccccccccccccccccccccccccccccccccccccccccccccccccccccccccccccccccccccccccccccccccccccccccccccccccccccccccccccccccccccccccccccccccccccccccccccccccccccccccccccccccccccccccggagggggACACTGGTGGGGAGTGGGGCCAGAGCTGGCATCGGGGGGAACTGAGGTCTCGATTGCTGGTTGTGTTTGGGTCTAAGTAAGTGGCGGAGTCTGGAGAAACAGGACTTGGTGATTACTGGGGGTGCTTGGGGGAACTGGGATCGGGTTTTACTCGTAGGGTTTGGAGGGACTGAGATCTGGGGTTACTCGTGGGGCGTGGGGTCACTGGTTCTGGTAAGGTGTGGGCTCCAAGGTGGGGTTCCTGGGCTGTGGGGTCAGTGCAGGGTGGGGTGGGTGTGCCggggtggccccccccccccccccccccccccccccccccccccccccccccccccccccccccccccccccccccccccccccccccccccccccccccccccccccccccccccccccccccccccccccccccccccccccccccccccccccccccccccccccccccccccccccccccccccccccccccccccccccccccccccccccccccccccccccccccccccccccccccccccccccccccccccccccccccccccccccccccccccccccccccccccccccccccccccccccccccccccctgggtgTGCCGGGGTGGGTGGGGGAGCCTGGGTGTGGTGAGGGGTGGGTCAGCTGTCCTCACTTGCTGCGGGTTGTCGCCCCTGAGGGTCCCAGGTCCCGGCTGTCTCCCGGGCAGTGTCTGAGCAGGGATGAGCCTGGGGggtgctgccccatcccacatccctccccacagcccccactccagcagtgtccccatgtaCAGCCTTGGTCATGGAgtgacagctctgtgttttcttcaaaaaaaggaaaaa harbors:
- the PPM1J gene encoding protein phosphatase 1J, coding for MASERLHLHICEQLRELVGILQDPSPPPVCLPHGAEPGSADPSTEEHGELPNDALPRFHLEKAVSHESLVIGAIENAFKHMDDQIEQERATQHLAGGCCALAAIYLMGKFYVANAGDSRAIIIRNGEIIPMSREFTPETERQRLQFLALLRPELLGKEFTPLEFPRRIQPKELGKKMLYRDQSMNGWAYKKIEEDDLKFPLIFGEGKKARMMATIGVTRGLGDHDLKVFSSNIRIKPFLSCFPEVRVYDLTQYEHCPDDVLVLGTDGLWDVTNDKEVAAVVMEVLTSYEPNDPCRYTMVAQELVLRSRGVLKERGWRLPNDKLGSGDDISVFVIPLGGPGNYT